Proteins encoded by one window of Marixanthomonas sp. SCSIO 43207:
- a CDS encoding isoprenyl transferase, which produces MSVKEQIDTNRLPRHLAVIMDGNGRWAKQKGLFRGMGHENGTKAVREIVEACAELNIPFLTLYAFSTENWNRPKLEVELLMKLLVSSLKKEIKTLQDNNIKLNAIGSLEALPKKAQKELNDVIAKTKNNSRMTLTLALSYGSREEITKTIKEISHKVKNNLISPENIDETVINNHLYTQNLPDVDLLIRTSGEQRISNFLLWQIAYAELYFTDILWPDYRKNHLFEAILNYQNRERRFGKTSEQLK; this is translated from the coding sequence ATGAGTGTAAAAGAGCAAATAGACACAAACAGACTTCCTAGACATCTAGCCGTTATTATGGACGGTAATGGTCGTTGGGCAAAACAAAAAGGATTGTTTAGAGGAATGGGACATGAAAATGGCACCAAAGCCGTACGAGAAATTGTAGAAGCTTGCGCAGAGCTCAACATACCTTTCTTAACACTATATGCTTTTTCTACTGAAAACTGGAATCGCCCCAAACTAGAGGTAGAACTATTAATGAAGCTTTTGGTTTCTTCATTAAAAAAAGAAATAAAAACACTTCAAGACAACAACATAAAACTTAATGCTATTGGCAGTCTGGAAGCACTTCCCAAAAAAGCGCAGAAAGAATTAAACGACGTAATAGCAAAAACAAAAAACAACTCGAGAATGACCTTAACACTGGCGCTAAGCTACGGGTCTAGAGAAGAAATTACAAAAACTATTAAAGAGATTAGTCATAAAGTTAAAAATAACCTAATTTCGCCGGAAAATATTGATGAAACGGTTATAAATAATCATCTTTACACGCAAAATTTGCCAGATGTAGATTTATTAATACGTACCAGCGGTGAGCAACGTATTAGTAACTTTTTGCTTTGGCAAATAGCTTATGCCGAATTGTATTTTACAGATATACTTTGGCCAGATTACAGAAAAAACCATCTTTTTGAAGCAATATTAAATTATCAAAACAGAGAAAGAAGATTTGGAAAGACTAGTGAACAACTTAAATAA
- the bamA gene encoding outer membrane protein assembly factor BamA, whose amino-acid sequence MERLVNNLNNTLLLQPYKKLYCIFLFTVVSVFSLTAQQRDLDSGKKYTINNIEVTGAQSFNEQTVIAFTGLKKGDRIYIPGEKLSAVTKKLWEQNLFSDIAFYVTNIDGDKADLELYIVELPKLNNVTIEGIKKRKKKDILKENDLDPGTKITNNLLTTTKNKIKNKYKEEGYLNTQVVITQTPQVDSTGQEIGKDMTIKIDKGERVKVSDIDFEGNEKFSDGKLRRAMKNTKQKFFLRIFKRSKYTQDGFEEDKASIIKKYKASGYRDARITSDTLISKDDKNVALKLSVEEGDKYYFGNIRFIGNSVYTDSQLRQVLGISKGETYNGVLLQERIADVENPEAEDLTNLYQNNGYLFSQINPVEVAVRNDTIDFEIRIQEGKLAYFDHITVTGNTKTNDHVIYRELRTRPGQVYSKRNVVRTIRELGQLGYFDAEQLEPKFQNVDPNSGTLDIEYSVVEKGASQIELQGGYGGGGFVGTLGLSFNNFSLRNIFNKDAYKPLPMGDGQKLSLRAQASSFYQTYSLSLTEPWLGGKKPVQLSTSFSHTIQYLYNFQTRDVDKNRRFLITGGSVGIAQRLKWPDDYFQLSQAISFQHYNLKNYNTGLFTFGDGSSNNLAYTIGLSRNNTATNPIYPVRGSEFGITAKLTFPYSAFNGVDYGALRDERAELAQVPSTSSTYRAAQNRIEEIDQERFKWLEYYKVKFKGDWYTNIIDKLVLKSSTQFGFLGAYNQDRGVPPFERFFLGGDGLGSFSLDGREVIQLRGYGNQSLSINDGNTIFNKFSLELRYPITLKQVASIYALTFAEGGNAFNGFRDYNPFDLKRSAGVGIRIFMPAFGLLGIDFGYGFDPILGGIEPNGWETHFILGQQF is encoded by the coding sequence TTGGAAAGACTAGTGAACAACTTAAATAACACCCTATTATTGCAACCTTACAAAAAGCTTTATTGTATCTTTCTTTTTACAGTAGTTTCGGTTTTTTCCCTTACTGCACAGCAAAGGGATCTTGATAGCGGAAAAAAATACACCATTAATAATATTGAAGTTACAGGTGCTCAAAGTTTTAATGAGCAAACCGTAATTGCTTTTACAGGTCTTAAAAAAGGAGACCGTATCTACATTCCTGGTGAAAAATTAAGTGCTGTAACCAAAAAACTTTGGGAACAAAACCTATTTAGCGACATTGCATTTTATGTAACCAATATTGATGGAGATAAAGCCGATTTAGAGCTTTACATTGTTGAACTTCCGAAGCTAAACAACGTTACTATTGAGGGTATTAAAAAAAGAAAGAAGAAAGACATTCTTAAAGAAAATGACCTAGATCCGGGCACCAAAATCACCAATAACCTTCTTACCACTACCAAAAACAAAATCAAAAACAAATACAAAGAAGAAGGGTACTTAAACACACAAGTAGTTATAACACAAACACCACAAGTTGATTCTACAGGTCAAGAAATAGGTAAAGACATGACCATAAAAATTGATAAAGGAGAACGTGTAAAGGTTTCCGATATTGATTTTGAAGGAAATGAAAAATTTTCTGACGGAAAGCTACGCCGTGCGATGAAAAACACAAAACAAAAATTCTTTTTACGAATTTTTAAACGCTCAAAGTATACACAAGATGGCTTTGAAGAAGACAAAGCATCTATCATTAAAAAATACAAAGCAAGTGGATATCGTGACGCTCGTATTACAAGTGACACACTCATTTCAAAGGATGATAAAAATGTAGCTTTGAAATTAAGCGTTGAAGAAGGTGATAAATATTACTTCGGAAATATTCGTTTTATAGGAAATAGTGTTTATACAGACAGTCAACTACGTCAAGTATTGGGTATTTCAAAAGGCGAAACATACAACGGTGTTTTATTACAAGAACGTATTGCCGATGTAGAAAACCCAGAAGCAGAAGATCTTACTAACTTATACCAAAACAACGGGTATTTGTTTTCTCAAATAAATCCTGTTGAAGTAGCCGTTCGTAACGACACTATCGATTTTGAAATTCGTATTCAAGAAGGGAAATTAGCCTATTTTGATCACATTACCGTTACTGGTAACACCAAAACAAATGACCACGTAATTTATAGAGAGTTAAGAACTCGTCCGGGTCAAGTTTACAGTAAAAGAAATGTAGTACGTACCATTAGAGAGCTTGGGCAATTAGGCTATTTTGATGCTGAACAACTAGAACCTAAATTTCAAAATGTTGACCCTAACAGTGGTACGTTAGACATAGAGTATTCTGTTGTAGAAAAAGGAGCAAGCCAGATAGAACTACAAGGTGGTTATGGTGGCGGTGGCTTTGTTGGTACACTTGGTTTATCATTTAACAATTTCTCTCTCAGAAACATCTTTAATAAAGATGCTTATAAACCACTACCAATGGGTGATGGTCAAAAACTATCTTTGAGGGCTCAAGCAAGTAGCTTCTATCAAACGTATAGCCTTTCATTGACTGAGCCTTGGCTAGGAGGTAAAAAACCGGTACAGCTAAGCACATCGTTCTCTCATACGATTCAGTATTTATATAATTTCCAGACCAGAGATGTTGATAAAAACAGACGTTTTTTAATCACAGGAGGATCTGTGGGTATTGCACAAAGATTAAAATGGCCAGATGATTATTTCCAATTATCACAAGCAATTAGTTTTCAGCATTACAACCTTAAAAACTATAATACCGGTTTATTTACATTTGGTGATGGCTCTTCAAACAACTTAGCCTACACAATTGGTTTAAGCAGAAATAATACTGCTACCAACCCTATTTATCCGGTAAGAGGTTCAGAATTTGGAATCACAGCAAAGCTTACCTTTCCATATTCTGCCTTTAACGGTGTAGATTACGGTGCATTGAGAGACGAGAGAGCAGAACTTGCTCAAGTACCTAGTACAAGCTCAACTTATAGAGCCGCACAAAACAGAATAGAAGAAATTGACCAAGAGCGTTTTAAATGGCTAGAATATTATAAAGTTAAATTTAAAGGTGATTGGTACACCAATATCATTGACAAGCTAGTATTAAAAAGTAGTACTCAATTTGGTTTCTTAGGCGCCTATAATCAAGACAGAGGTGTTCCACCTTTTGAGCGATTCTTTTTGGGTGGTGATGGTTTAGGTTCATTTAGCTTAGATGGACGTGAAGTAATACAGCTAAGAGGTTATGGTAACCAATCATTATCTATTAATGATGGAAATACCATTTTCAATAAATTTTCGTTAGAGTTACGTTATCCAATTACATTAAAGCAAGTAGCATCTATTTATGCGCTTACTTTTGCAGAAGGAGGAAATGCATTTAATGGTTTTAGAGATTATAATCCATTTGATTTAAAAAGGTCTGCTGGAGTAGGAATACGTATATTTATGCCTGCGTTTGGATTATTAGGAATTGATTTCGGTTATGGATTTGACCCAATTCTAGGCGGTATAGAGCCTAATGGATGGGAAACGCATTTTATTCTTGGACAACAATTTTAA
- a CDS encoding OmpH family outer membrane protein, whose protein sequence is MKTKKLLFLSLILLGFGFSAQAQRGARIGYIDMEYILENVPEYKEAKTQLDGKVQRWKKDIEKKTKEVEQMKLNLSNERVLLTQELIEEREEEIKILEDEILDYQQDRFGPNGDLMIQKRQLVQPIQDQVFNIVQEIAENKKYDFIFDKSADVVMLFAAERNDISDVVLRSINRAAKREEAQTKREQKEIERKEELSAEEEGAITEREKEIEERKSEREKMMEERRRQRDSIREARKTEIEARRQRILEERQARIDSIEQAREARRNERNNQENTPNDDGNTESGDEEN, encoded by the coding sequence ATGAAGACGAAAAAGTTACTTTTTTTATCACTCATCCTATTAGGTTTTGGGTTTTCTGCTCAAGCACAGCGTGGTGCACGTATAGGCTATATAGATATGGAATACATTCTTGAAAATGTTCCAGAATATAAAGAAGCCAAAACACAACTAGACGGAAAAGTACAACGATGGAAAAAAGACATTGAGAAAAAAACCAAAGAAGTTGAGCAAATGAAACTCAACTTAAGTAACGAACGCGTGTTACTTACTCAAGAACTTATTGAAGAACGAGAAGAAGAAATTAAAATTTTAGAAGATGAAATTTTAGACTATCAACAAGATAGATTTGGCCCAAATGGAGATTTAATGATTCAAAAACGCCAACTAGTACAACCCATTCAAGATCAAGTATTTAATATTGTTCAAGAAATAGCCGAAAATAAAAAATATGACTTTATCTTTGACAAATCTGCAGATGTAGTAATGCTATTTGCAGCAGAAAGAAATGACATAAGCGATGTTGTTTTAAGAAGCATTAACAGAGCAGCAAAACGTGAAGAAGCTCAAACCAAACGTGAGCAAAAAGAAATAGAGCGAAAAGAAGAGCTTAGCGCCGAGGAAGAAGGAGCTATCACAGAACGTGAAAAAGAAATTGAAGAACGTAAAAGTGAGCGCGAAAAAATGATGGAAGAACGTAGAAGACAACGTGATTCTATTCGAGAAGCTCGCAAAACTGAAATTGAAGCAAGAAGACAACGTATTCTTGAGGAAAGACAAGCCCGTATTGATTCAATCGAGCAAGCAAGAGAAGCCAGACGTAATGAGCGAAACAATCAAGAAAATACTCCAAACGACGATGGCAATACCGAAAGCGGAGACGAAGAAAATTAA
- a CDS encoding OmpH family outer membrane protein, whose protein sequence is MKHLKLVIVTLAIFVGATSFVNAQSKIAHIDTQALVEAMPEMKSAQSELDKIQKTYDTEIKAMAKELETKMKQYDQEAASKTDEENQKRFEEVQGMQKNIQAYRQQAMQDLQKKERDILQPVLEKARAAIQKVARAQGFQYVMDSTTGSGLILADGKDLMADVKKEMGI, encoded by the coding sequence ATGAAACATTTAAAATTAGTAATAGTAACCTTGGCGATTTTTGTAGGAGCTACAAGTTTTGTAAATGCACAATCTAAAATTGCACATATCGATACGCAAGCTTTAGTTGAAGCAATGCCCGAAATGAAATCTGCGCAGAGTGAGCTTGATAAAATTCAGAAGACTTATGATACTGAAATCAAAGCAATGGCCAAAGAGCTTGAAACTAAGATGAAGCAGTATGACCAAGAAGCTGCTAGCAAGACTGATGAAGAAAATCAAAAACGTTTTGAAGAAGTACAAGGAATGCAAAAAAACATTCAAGCTTACAGACAACAAGCTATGCAAGATCTTCAGAAAAAAGAAAGAGATATCTTACAACCTGTTTTAGAAAAAGCTCGTGCTGCTATTCAAAAAGTAGCTCGTGCTCAAGGATTTCAATACGTTATGGATTCTACCACCGGTAGTGGTTTAATCTTAGCCGACGGTAAAGACCTTATGGCAGATGTAAAGAAAGAAATGGGAATTTAA
- the murI gene encoding glutamate racemase — translation MNKYSPIGVFDSGVGGSSIWKEIHQLLPNENTIYLADSKNAPYGNKTQQHITELSLKNTQELINRGCKIVVVACNTATTNAISVLREKFSIPIIGIEPAIKPAALQTKHKSIGILATKGTLSSDLFHKTAGAFAKDISVIEIVGEGLVPLIENGELDSQEMTSLLKKYTAPMIAENIDYLVLGCSHYPYLIPRLKKMLPQHVTIIDSGQAVARQTKNILQQENVLNDSKKTPKLQFFTNTSVNTLQYLLQSYSEKTTIQTLDF, via the coding sequence ATGAACAAATACAGTCCCATAGGTGTTTTTGACTCAGGTGTTGGCGGATCTTCCATTTGGAAAGAAATACATCAATTACTACCTAATGAAAATACAATCTATCTTGCAGACAGCAAAAATGCACCCTATGGCAATAAAACACAACAACACATCACAGAATTAAGCTTAAAAAACACCCAAGAACTTATTAATAGAGGGTGTAAAATTGTGGTGGTCGCATGCAATACAGCTACAACAAATGCTATTTCTGTTTTAAGAGAAAAATTTAGCATTCCTATTATTGGTATTGAACCCGCCATTAAACCTGCTGCTTTACAAACAAAACACAAGAGTATTGGTATTTTGGCAACTAAAGGAACCTTAAGTAGTGACCTATTTCATAAAACTGCCGGAGCATTTGCCAAAGATATTTCAGTAATAGAAATAGTAGGCGAAGGTTTAGTGCCTTTGATTGAAAATGGCGAATTAGATTCTCAAGAGATGACGTCCCTACTAAAGAAATATACAGCACCCATGATTGCCGAAAATATTGACTATTTGGTTTTGGGTTGTTCACATTACCCCTATTTAATTCCGCGCCTTAAAAAAATGCTACCTCAGCACGTTACTATTATAGATTCTGGACAAGCAGTCGCTAGACAAACCAAAAATATTCTACAACAAGAAAACGTATTGAATGATAGCAAAAAAACACCAAAGCTTCAGTTTTTCACAAATACTTCTGTAAATACTCTTCAATATTTGTTACAATCCTATTCTGAAAAAACGACCATACAAACCCTTGATTTTTAA
- a CDS encoding NifU family protein — translation MSTYTISIEPTNNDSIVKFVANSFLTRSNSYEFKNIDEAKPSPIAQQLFYLPFVKTVYISQNFIAVEKYDIVTWDEVKNEVAEAITEYLNSGKEVVTETKQEKKIPVTVYAESTPNPAAMKFVANKPLVDGTFEFKNIDEAIHAPLAKALFSFPFIKEVFISANYVSVLKYNMAEWQEISMELREFIRKYIEEGKPILNDAILKKEEEEKNTTAGKEISDKDLKDIDKEIISILNEYVKPAVASDGGHIAFDSFNEETKTVRVILQGACSGCPSSTVTLKNGIETMLRDMMNGRVQLVEAVNG, via the coding sequence ATGTCAACATATACTATCTCCATAGAGCCAACAAATAACGATAGCATCGTAAAATTTGTGGCCAACTCATTTTTAACTCGTTCAAACAGTTATGAGTTTAAAAATATTGATGAGGCTAAGCCTAGTCCAATAGCACAACAGTTATTTTACCTTCCCTTTGTGAAAACAGTTTATATTTCACAAAACTTTATTGCCGTTGAAAAATATGATATTGTTACTTGGGATGAAGTAAAAAACGAAGTTGCAGAAGCAATTACTGAATACTTAAACAGCGGTAAAGAAGTTGTTACCGAAACCAAACAAGAAAAGAAAATTCCGGTGACGGTTTATGCTGAAAGTACACCAAACCCGGCAGCTATGAAATTTGTTGCCAATAAACCGCTAGTAGACGGTACTTTTGAATTTAAAAACATAGACGAAGCTATTCACGCTCCACTAGCCAAAGCTCTCTTTTCATTTCCGTTCATTAAAGAGGTTTTTATTAGTGCCAATTATGTTTCAGTATTAAAATACAATATGGCCGAGTGGCAAGAGATTTCAATGGAGTTGCGTGAATTTATAAGAAAGTACATTGAAGAAGGAAAACCCATCTTAAATGATGCTATTCTTAAAAAAGAGGAAGAAGAAAAAAACACAACCGCCGGTAAAGAAATTTCAGATAAAGACTTAAAAGACATTGATAAAGAAATCATTTCTATCTTAAATGAATATGTAAAACCTGCCGTAGCTTCAGATGGCGGACATATTGCTTTTGATTCTTTTAATGAAGAAACCAAAACTGTACGTGTAATTTTACAAGGTGCTTGCAGCGGATGTCCATCTTCTACTGTAACTTTAAAAAACGGTATTGAAACCATGCTTAGAGACATGATGAATGGTCGTGTGCAACTTGTAGAAGCGGTGAATGGCTAA
- a CDS encoding dodecin family protein — MAVLKVIEVLANSNESWEDATRNAVKHASKTVKNIKSVYVNEQSCTVNGDDVAEFRVNVKITFEVS; from the coding sequence ATGGCAGTCTTAAAAGTTATTGAAGTATTAGCAAACTCAAATGAAAGTTGGGAAGATGCTACTAGAAACGCAGTAAAACACGCAAGTAAAACAGTAAAAAACATTAAATCTGTTTATGTAAATGAACAGAGTTGTACCGTAAATGGTGATGATGTAGCTGAATTTAGAGTGAATGTAAAAATCACTTTTGAAGTAAGTTAA
- a CDS encoding thioredoxin domain-containing protein: MKHTNTLHTETSPYLLQHASNPVHWKAWNAHTLQQAKAENKLMIVSIGYAACHWCHVMEHESFEDDEVAHVMNKNYISVKVDREERPDIDQIYINAVQIMTGSAGWPLNVVTLPDGRPVWGGTYFKKQHWIEALNQIQKIHQEAPNKLEEYANRLEQGMQKVDLIQLNTDTTPFSEFDTASLVKSWSANFDTEFGGYNQAPKFMMPNNYQFLLRYAVQQSDKNIAEHVHTTLTKMAYGGIYDAIGGGFSRYSVDSKWHIPHFEKMLYDNAQLVSLYSDAYAATKVALYKEVVEETLNFVSETLTDDSGAFYSSLDADSKTQSGALKEGAYYTYSEEELKTLIKEDFEIFKTYYNINSFGKWEENQYVLIRNKSNTDIAKQFSISKETLQHKKENWKAKLLVHRNKRSLPRLDDKSLTSWNALMLKAYVDAYKAFQKEEYLEAALKNARFITGQQLQKDGALFHNYKNGKSTINGYLEDYAAVIESFISLYQVTFDERWLHTAKELTQYTLTYFFDSEKQFFYFTSSEDEALITRLFEYRDNVIPASNSIMAKNLFKLAHYFNDDDFKNIAKQMLTNVLPEIEKYPIGFSNWLDLLLNYQLSFYEVVTMGKNAIEKNNQINKTYLPNVLVAGSTTKSNMFLCKNRFVNNETFIYVCTNNTCKTPFSETKKAIKEIKKRVKKNGKI, translated from the coding sequence TTGAAACACACCAACACTTTACATACTGAAACAAGCCCCTATCTATTACAGCATGCCAGTAATCCTGTACATTGGAAAGCTTGGAATGCGCATACACTTCAACAAGCAAAAGCTGAAAATAAACTCATGATTGTGAGTATAGGCTATGCCGCTTGTCATTGGTGCCACGTGATGGAACACGAAAGCTTTGAAGATGACGAAGTAGCACACGTAATGAATAAAAATTATATTTCAGTAAAAGTAGATCGCGAAGAACGGCCAGATATTGACCAAATTTACATTAATGCGGTTCAAATAATGACTGGTAGCGCTGGTTGGCCCTTAAATGTTGTGACACTTCCCGATGGTCGTCCAGTTTGGGGTGGCACCTATTTTAAAAAACAACATTGGATTGAGGCATTAAATCAAATTCAAAAAATACATCAAGAGGCACCTAATAAACTAGAAGAATATGCAAACCGCCTAGAACAAGGTATGCAGAAAGTAGACCTTATTCAATTAAACACAGACACAACTCCTTTTTCAGAATTTGACACCGCTAGTTTGGTAAAAAGCTGGTCTGCTAATTTTGATACAGAATTTGGCGGATACAACCAAGCACCTAAGTTTATGATGCCAAACAATTATCAGTTTTTGTTACGGTATGCTGTTCAGCAAAGCGATAAAAATATAGCTGAACACGTACACACAACTCTTACAAAAATGGCTTATGGTGGCATTTATGATGCTATTGGAGGCGGGTTTTCAAGATACAGTGTTGACAGCAAATGGCACATACCACATTTTGAAAAAATGCTATATGATAATGCGCAATTAGTAAGTTTATATAGTGACGCTTATGCAGCAACTAAGGTTGCATTATATAAAGAGGTTGTTGAAGAAACACTAAACTTTGTTTCTGAAACACTAACCGATGACAGTGGTGCTTTTTATTCTTCGTTGGATGCCGATAGTAAAACCCAAAGCGGAGCGCTTAAAGAAGGTGCTTACTATACCTATTCTGAAGAGGAGTTAAAAACTTTAATAAAAGAAGATTTTGAAATTTTTAAAACGTATTACAACATTAATTCTTTCGGCAAATGGGAAGAAAACCAATACGTTTTGATAAGGAATAAAAGCAATACCGACATTGCAAAACAGTTTTCAATTTCAAAAGAAACACTTCAGCATAAAAAGGAAAACTGGAAAGCAAAATTACTCGTACATAGAAACAAACGTTCTTTGCCAAGACTTGATGATAAATCGTTAACTTCTTGGAATGCATTGATGTTAAAAGCGTATGTTGATGCATACAAGGCATTTCAGAAAGAAGAATATTTAGAAGCTGCTTTAAAAAATGCAAGATTTATCACAGGTCAACAATTACAAAAAGATGGTGCTTTATTTCATAATTATAAAAATGGGAAAAGCACTATTAACGGTTATTTGGAAGACTATGCCGCAGTGATTGAATCGTTCATTTCGCTTTATCAAGTTACTTTTGATGAGCGTTGGTTACATACTGCAAAAGAGTTAACTCAATATACCTTAACCTATTTTTTTGATTCAGAAAAGCAGTTTTTTTATTTTACATCAAGCGAGGATGAAGCCTTAATTACACGCCTTTTTGAATATAGAGATAATGTGATTCCGGCTTCAAACTCAATAATGGCAAAAAATCTTTTTAAGCTAGCACATTATTTTAATGATGATGATTTTAAAAATATTGCAAAGCAAATGCTTACCAATGTCTTACCTGAAATTGAAAAATATCCCATAGGGTTTTCAAACTGGTTAGACTTGCTGCTCAATTATCAATTAAGTTTTTATGAGGTAGTAACTATGGGTAAAAATGCAATTGAAAAAAACAACCAAATAAATAAAACCTATCTGCCAAATGTTTTGGTAGCAGGTAGTACAACTAAATCAAACATGTTTCTATGCAAAAACAGGTTTGTGAATAATGAAACATTCATTTACGTTTGCACTAATAACACGTGCAAAACACCTTTTTCAGAAACAAAAAAAGCTATTAAAGAAATAAAAAAAAGAGTAAAGAAAAATGGAAAAATTTAA
- a CDS encoding mechanosensitive ion channel family protein, translating into MEKFNDLNTYVEKYGQKLIDFLPNLITAIVILLVGLWIIKAINRVVKKFFAKKDYDVTLENFAASLINWGLKILLFVLVITQLGVESASLVAIIGAAGLAIGLALQGSLANFAGGVLILLIKPFKVGDWISAQGVEGTVKEISIFNTRILTFGNQEAVVPNGKLSNDNIVNYTSQGVRREALTFGIGYDDNIKEAKEILLNLVNEQETVLRLEDKMPMIVVGGLGDSSVNLSLRYWAKNEDFWPLRWHILEEGKARLEAAGISIPFPQRDVHHYNLEKLQFAKKTE; encoded by the coding sequence ATGGAAAAATTTAATGATTTAAACACTTATGTTGAAAAATATGGTCAAAAGTTAATTGACTTTTTACCCAATTTAATTACGGCGATTGTTATTTTATTGGTTGGTTTATGGATTATAAAAGCCATAAATCGAGTTGTAAAAAAGTTCTTTGCAAAAAAAGATTATGACGTAACGTTAGAAAATTTTGCTGCTAGTCTAATTAATTGGGGACTTAAAATTTTACTGTTCGTTCTGGTCATAACGCAACTAGGCGTTGAGTCTGCTTCATTGGTTGCTATCATTGGTGCTGCCGGTTTGGCTATTGGTCTTGCTTTGCAAGGGTCACTTGCAAATTTTGCAGGAGGAGTTTTAATTTTGCTTATTAAGCCTTTTAAAGTTGGTGATTGGATTTCGGCTCAAGGTGTAGAAGGTACTGTCAAGGAAATTTCAATATTTAACACACGTATTTTAACCTTCGGAAATCAAGAGGCTGTTGTTCCTAATGGAAAATTATCGAATGATAATATTGTTAATTATACTTCGCAAGGTGTTCGAAGAGAAGCACTAACTTTTGGTATTGGGTATGATGATAATATTAAAGAAGCTAAAGAAATTTTATTAAATTTGGTTAATGAACAAGAAACCGTTTTAAGGTTAGAAGATAAAATGCCTATGATTGTTGTAGGTGGACTGGGAGATAGTTCTGTAAATTTATCGTTACGTTATTGGGCAAAAAATGAAGATTTTTGGCCGCTACGTTGGCATATTCTTGAAGAAGGTAAAGCTCGTTTAGAAGCTGCAGGAATAAGTATTCCGTTCCCTCAAAGAGATGTTCATCATTATAATTTGGAAAAACTTCAGTTTGCTAAAAAAACTGAGTAA
- the tsaB gene encoding tRNA (adenosine(37)-N6)-threonylcarbamoyltransferase complex dimerization subunit type 1 TsaB — MAVILCIETATTNCSVALSVNGSVVAFKEDNPDGAHKKYSHAEKLHGYIDDVLNSANINKNDVDAIAVSKGPGSYTGLRIGVSAAKGLCFSLDIPLLAISTLQSLSMQVTNQPNTYIIPLLDARRMEVYSAVFSSEEQIRETKAEILTQDSFSAYLNDRKTVFIGDGVTKFKELCTHSNAEFIENILPSAKQMGMISEKKFKTNDFEDVAYFEPYYLKDFIVG, encoded by the coding sequence ATGGCTGTTATACTTTGCATAGAAACAGCAACCACAAATTGTTCAGTAGCGCTTTCGGTAAACGGAAGCGTTGTTGCTTTTAAAGAAGATAATCCTGATGGAGCGCATAAAAAGTATTCGCACGCAGAAAAACTTCATGGGTATATAGACGATGTTTTAAACAGTGCTAACATAAATAAAAATGATGTTGATGCAATTGCAGTGAGTAAGGGTCCTGGTTCTTACACCGGTTTGCGAATAGGGGTCTCTGCTGCAAAAGGACTTTGTTTTTCACTAGATATACCATTGCTTGCCATTTCTACGCTGCAATCGCTTTCTATGCAAGTTACAAATCAGCCTAATACTTATATTATACCTCTTTTAGACGCTCGAAGAATGGAGGTTTACTCAGCTGTTTTTTCTTCAGAAGAACAAATACGCGAAACTAAAGCCGAAATTTTAACTCAAGATTCTTTTTCAGCATATTTAAATGATAGAAAAACAGTTTTTATAGGAGATGGCGTTACAAAATTTAAAGAGCTTTGTACACACTCAAATGCTGAATTTATTGAAAATATACTTCCATCGGCAAAACAAATGGGTATGATTTCAGAAAAAAAGTTCAAAACAAACGACTTTGAGGACGTCGCCTATTTTGAACCTTATTATTTAAAAGATTTTATTGTGGGTTAA